The stretch of DNA GGGCGGGGCGGTGGAAAACCGTTCAGAGCACCTCCGCGGAGCTGCTAGAGTTTAGAACGTCTTCAGGGGCTGTAGCGCAGTCCGGTAGCGCACCTCGTTCGCATCGAGGGGGTCAGGGGTTCGAATCCCCTCAGCTCCACCTGAAGCAGAAGGCCGGTTCCCGCTCGGGGCCGGCCTTCTGCTTTTGCCCGGAAGCCGGCGGGGCCGGGCGTCCCGCGGGCCTTTCCCCGCCCCTCCGCGCGGGGCTCCGACGCCGCGGCCCGCGCCGCGCTCACCCCGCGTGACGGCGGGCCCCGAACGTCCGGGGAGGGCGGGCCGGCCCCGCCCGCTCGGGCGGCACCGGTGCGCCGCGCCGACCGGCATGGACATCGCGCCGAATCTGCGTGTCGGCGTGCACACCCGGGGTGCGCCGAGGACAATGAGCGCCGAGCATGGGCTCGTGTGCTCACCTAGAGTGAACAGGTCGTCTTTCCCTGTGAGGTGCCCACTTTAACCTGGTGGATGCGATAAGTTCGTGGTGCGTGCCGAATTCGCCCCGTCGGTCCGAACAATTCACCTGCCCACCCCATTCGTAACCGTGTTCGGAAAGGGTGGGTTCGCCTTGGGGGACACTTGGTCTCGGCGGGGTCTTCGGGAGTGTGTGCAGGTCGCGCCTTTTGTGTGTGACGAAATTCAGCGGTGTGCACGAGGCGGCCTACTGTGTCGTATTTTTCTACTACATGGGCGGAAATAGGCCTTAGATCAACATTAATATTTGCTTCTGGGTCTTGTGCGCACTGTGACCGATAGGTCATCTTATTGAACGGGGATGGACGACCAGACGAGCGAAAGGTGCGTTGTGCTGAAGAAGTTGTTCGTGACCGCGGCCATTGCCGGCGCGGTCACCATGGGTGCCGCGCTCCCGGCCTCGGCCGATGCCGGCCCTGCCGCCTCGGAGACCGGGGCCACCGCCTACTCCGGCGGGTGGAGCTGGTGGACCGGTGGCTGGAGCTGGTGGAGCGGCGGCTGGAGCTGGTGGAGCGCCGACGGCCTGACCGAGACCTCCATCGCCATCGCCGAGGACATCGTCTCGGCTATCGAGTAACGGAACACCGGTAGCGGAGCGAACGGACCGCGAGGTACGGCCAACCGGCGGAGGCCGTAAAGGCGGATCGGGCGCTCCCCGACAAGAAGCGTCGCCGCGCCGAATGACCGATCCGGCCCGGCGAAGCGAATAGGGGCCCTGACCGGGAAAGACCGGTCGGGGCCCCGACCCGTTTCCGGCAATGGATTTCCGGAGCCGGGGCGGGGGTAGGAGACCGGGTAAAGCGGAGTCTCCACGGCCGGCGGCGAACGGAGCCCTGCGGCCCGCGGCATGAAGGGCGTCCGCGGCCGGCGGCGGGCGGAGAGCCTCTCCTCGGCGGGGCCCAAGTCCCCGGGCCCCGCGGATGACCGACTGTTCGAGGGAGGGACTGCGTGACCGAGCACCCGGAGGCCGCACCCGGGCCGCAGCACCCCCGGCGCCCGCAGTTCCCGCGCGGGGCCGAGTACCCCGAGGGGGAGGCCGCCCCAGGCGGCTACCACGCGCCCGACCCCGGTTACCTGCACGGTCCGCCGCCACCGCCCGCACAGCCCTCCGCGCCCGGCGGCGCCCCCGCCGAGGAGCAGGAGCCCCGGGCCGCGGGTGAGCCGTTCCGGCGGTCCACCCCGGCGCGCCGCAAGCCCATCCCGGCGATGCGCGGCGGCGGGCACGGCCGGCTCATCGCGGTGACGGCGCTGTTCGTCATGGTCACCGGAGGGTCGGCCGACTACCTCTCGTCCACCTGGCGGGCCGCCCTGCACCTGCTGTTCTGGGCCGGGGTGGCCGCGGCCGCGCTGATCACCGCCGGCCGCGAGCAGCGCAACGGGTGGGAGCCGTCGCCGCGCTGGGTGTGGCCGACGGCCGCGATCGGCGGAACCCTCCTCGCCGAGCTGCTGATCGCGCTGTTCGGCTCGCCGGCGATCATCGCCGGCTCGGTGGTGGTGGCCGGCCTCTTCCTGTTCCTGGTGATGCTGTTCGGCTGAGGGCGTCCGGCCGAGGGCGTCCGGCCGGGCGGGCCGGATCGGGCCGGGAGAGGTTTCCCGGTCAGGTCGCCTCGTCGTCGAACGGGGGCCGCTTGCCGTTCAGCTGGGAGGCGGGGCGCCGGGCGCCCTCCTCCTCGTCGTCCTCGGCCTCCCAGAAGTGCTTCTGCACGAAGCGCTTGGGGTTGAGGTCCTGGACGTCGAAGTCCTTGAATTCGGGGCCGAGCCCCTCGCGCAGGTCGTCCTTGGCGCTGTCGGCCATCTTGCGCAGCTGGCGCAGGACCCGCCCGACCTGCTGCGCGGCCTTGGGCAGCTGCTCCGGGCCGAAGAGCAGGAGAGCGAGTACGCCGAGGAGGACGAACTCCCCACCGCCGATGTTGAACATGCCCTTCCTTCCCTCGGCCCCCGGCCTCACCTGCCGGTACCAGCAAACAGGTTAACCGCTCCGCGGCTCGGCCGGCACAGCGGGCCGCTCCGCGGCCGGAGCGCGCCGGCGGGGCGGAGCGGGTTAGTGTTGTCCGGGATTGCGCACCCCGCCGCGGGCGGGAGACGGGCGGGGAGGAGCACGGTGCCGGAGCCGACGATGCGCGACAGGGCCCGGCGGATCGTCGAATCGGGATGGTTCCAGAACGGGGTCATCGCCCTCATCCTGATCAACGCGGTCTCGCTGGGGCTGGAGACCTACGAGGAGCTGTTCGCCGCCGCTCCGGAGGTGTTCTCGGTCACCGAGACCGTCTTCGTCGGGCTGTTCGCCGCGGAGCTGGCGCTGAAGGTGTTCGCCTACGGCCGGTCCTTCTTCCGCGATCCGTGGAACTGGTTCGACGCGATCGTGGTGGGCATCGCCCTGGTGCCCTCCTCTTCGGGCTTCTCGGTGCTCCGGCTGCTGCGCATCCTGCGGATCCTCCGCCTGGTCAGCGCCGTCCCGCAGATGCGGCAGATCATCGGGGCGCTGTTCCGCTCGGTGCCGGGGATGAGCACGGTCATCGGACTGCTGCTGATCACCGTCTACACCGCCGCGGTGCTGGCCGAGAAGCTGTTCGAGGACGTCTCCCCGCACTACTTCGGCGACCTGCACACCTCGCTCTACACCATGTTCATGGTGCTGACCACGGAGAACTGGCCGGACATCGCCGAGTCGGTGACCGAGCAGCGCCCCTGGGCCGCGGCCTTCTTCGTCGGCTACATCGTGGTGACCGCGTTCATCCTGCTCAACCTGGTGATCGGCGTCATCGTCACCGCCCTGGAGGAGGAGGTGGAGTCGCAGCGCTGGAAGGAGGACCAGGAGCTGGAGCAGGTCCAGCACGACCTGGTGATGGCCCGGCTGGAGGCCCTCTCCGAGCAGGTGGAGCGGCTCAGCCGGCAGGTGGCCGGCCTCGGCGGGGAGGGCGCCGGAGGCGGCGACCGGGCAGACGGGGGACCGGCCCCCGGAAAGTGAAAAAGCCCTCCGCCCGGGGAACGGGCGAAGGGCCGAGAATCGGAATCAGCAGCCGTCAGAGGGCCTGCACATTGGAAGCCTGCGGACCCTTCGGCCCCTGGGTGATCTCGAACTCGACCGACTGGTTCTCTTCCAGGTTCCGGAAGCCGGTACCCGCGATCGCCGAGTAGTGAACGAACACGTCCGGGCCGCCGCCTTCAACGGCGATGAACCCGAAACCCTTCTCAGAGTTGAACCACTTCACGGTGCCCTGAGCCATTTGCTCTCCCTTTGGGGACTACAACGGGGCCGCACCCTGCTGGCCCCGGGTTGCCGAGCGCCCGTCCCGAGAGCCAACGCCCCGAACACCAGCGCCCGCGTGAAGTTCCGCGAGGCGCCGAAGCATCCGTGAAACCACAACCGCAACCAGTGCTCGAGACTACCAGCCGGCATCCGGGATGCCGAGACCTTTCCGTATGAAAATCGAGCGAAGGGAAAGTGGAATTTCACCCACCCGCCGGTCGTTGTTTTCCGCCCGTCCGGCGGCCCCGCGGGGTCACTCGCCGCCGGCGTTGCCGAAGATCCAGGTTTCGAACCACATCCGCTCCCGCCACGCCTCGTAGGGCATCAGCTCCGCGCTGAGCACCGGGTACATGTAGGCGAAGTCGATGATCACCAGCAGCATCACCACGCCGAACACGATCCCGCCGAAGATGCGCCGCCCCGGAAGGTAGTCCGGGCCGGCGCCGTCGTCGCCCATCGCCAATCCCAGCGCCAGCACCATCGCCAGCACCAGGAACGGCAGGAACGGCAGCGCGTAGAAGACGAACATGGTCCGGTCCGGGTAGGCGAACCACGGCAGCCAGCCCGCGGCGACCGCCAGCAGCACCGCGCCGGCCCGCCAGTCCCGGTAGACCAGCCACCAGCCGGCCATCACCACCAGCGCGGCCACCGACAGCCACCACAGCACCGGGGTGCCGATCGCCAGGATCGCCGAGGAGCACTTGGCGGCGCCGCACCCGGTCTGGTCGCCCTCGTAGAAGAACGCCACCGGGGTGCGCATCACGATCCACTCCCACGGCCGGGACGCGTAGTCGTGCGGCGCGTCCAGCGTGCTGTGGAACTGCATCATCTGCGAGTGGTACACGGCGAGCCCGCGCACCGCGTCGATCGGCCCGGACAGCCAGTCCGGCAGCCGCTCCAGCGCGGGCAGCGGGTGCTCCGCGCCGTACTGCCGGCCGTACCCGCCGGCGGTGGCGAACCAGCCGGCCCAGGACGCCAGGTACACGCCCGCGGCGACCACCACGGTCTGCAGGAACGCCGGCACCGCGTCGAACAGCAGCCAGCAGCGGAGCAGCAGGCTCCGGCGGAGCGCGAAGGCCAGACCCACCGCGGAGAGCACCAGCAGCACCGCGGCCACCGCCGCCGGTCCGGCGCCCAGCGCCGCCCAGACCAGCACGGCCAGGGCCGCCCCGACCAGCGCGCACAGCACCAGCAGCGCCGCGGTGCGCACCGCCAGCAGGGTCTCCCTGCCGGCCGCGGCCCCGCCCTCCGGGGCGCGGCCGGTGAGGATGGAGGACCAGCGGCCGCCACCGTCGCCGCGCTGCCCGGCGCTGCGCCGGGCCCCGAAGTCCCACGCCACGGTGAGCAGCCCGAACGCGGCGATGAAGAAGAGCGCGCTCCACTTGGTCCCCACGGCCAGGCCGAAGCAGAGCCCGGCGGCCAGCCGCCACCAGCGCACGCCCAGCCAGGCCGCGGTCGGGTCGGCCAGCAGCCGCTCGCGCATCCGGTCCCGGTCCACCAGCAGGCAGGCGAACCCGGCCAGCACCCAGAACGTCAGGAAGACGTCCACCATGGCGATCCGGCTCATGGTGAAGTGCAGGCCGTCCAGGGCGAGCAGCAGGCCCGCCGCGCAGCCCAGCAGCCAGGAGCGGGTCATCCGGACCGCGACCCGGACCAGCACCAGCACCGACAGCGCACCGAACAGGGCGGCGGCCACCCGCCACCCCTCGGGCGTCATGGAGGTGCCGAACGGGGTCAGCCCCCACAGCCAGTCGCCCAGGGCGATCATCCACTTGCCCGCGGGCGGGTGCACCACGAAGTCGGCGCCGCCGGTCCACAGGTCGCGGCCGCCGCGGGCGAGCAGGTCGTCGGCGTTCTCCAGGGTCTCGTGCTCGTAGCCGAATTCGAGCAGCGAGTAGGCGTCCTTGGCGTAGTAGGTCTCGTCGAAGTAGATCGACGGCGGCTCACCGAGCCGGATGAACCGGAGGACGCCGGCGAAGACCGCGAGCAGTACGGCGCCCGCCCATCCGGCCCATGCGGGGGTCGGCATCGGCGGGAGGTGCGGGCGCGCGGGCTCGGCGGGCGGGGAAGGGGCGGCGTGCTCCGCTCTGTAGGGCGGTGCGGTGGAGGTCATCGCTGCTCTTATAGTCGATCGGAGACGGGGCGGCCGCGAGTGGGGGCCGGCGGCCGGAGAGTAGTGCCAACCGTAGCGTCTATCAACGGGAGCGGTGTGTGACGGAGGGGGCGAGTGAGGGGCGGAGCGGGACGCTGACGCTGGCCGGGATCCCGATCGGCAACGGCGACGACGCCCAGCCGCGGCTGCTGGCCGCGATCGAGGGGGCCCGGCTGATCGCCGCCGAGGACACCCGCCGGCTGCGCCAGTTCGCCGCTCGGATGGGCATCCGCCCCGGCGGCGAGGACGGCGCGCGCATCGTGTCCTACTACGACGCCAACGAGGCGCGGCGCGCCGCCGAACTCCTCGCCGAGCTGGAGTCCGGAACCGACGTGCTGCTGGTGACCGACGCCGGCATGCCGGGGGTGTCGGACCCGGGATACCGGCTGGTGTCGGCCTGCGCCGAGGCCGGGGTGCGGGTCACCGCCATCCCCGGGCCGTCCGCGGTGACCACCGCCCTGGTGCTCTCCGGGCTGCCCACCGACCGGTTCTGCTTCGAGGGCTTCCCGCCGCGCAAGGGCCGGGTCCGGCACTTCACCGAGCTCGCCGGCGAGCGGCGCACCATGGTCTTCTTCGAGAGCCCGCACCGGCTGGCCGGCACCCTGGAGGCGATGGCGGAGGCGTTCGGCGCCGACCGCCCGGCGGCGGTCTGCCGCGAGCTCACCAAGACCTACGAGGAGGTCCGCCGCGGCCCGCTGGGCGAGCTCGCCGAGTGGGCCCGCGGCACGGTCAAGGGCGAGATCAGCGTGGTGGTCGGCGGGGCGCCCGCGGCCGCCCCGGCCCGCACCCCGGACGACCTGGCCGCGGCGGTCGCCGAGCGGGAGGCCGCCGGCGTCCCGCGCAAGCAGGCCATCCAGGAGGTCGCCAAGGAGGCCGGCCTGCCCAAGCGCGAGGTCTACGCCCTGGTGCACGCCCCGCCCGCCGAGGACGGCGCCGACTAGCGGTACTCCGCCCCTGCGGGGCCGCCCGCCCCGCAGGGAGCCGCCCACCCCGGCCCTGCGCCGACCTGCGCCGGGCCCGTCCCCTCCCGCAGCCGGGCAGCGCACGGGGCCCGCCACCGCCCACCCCCGCGGAGCCTCCCTCAGAGGCCACGGCGACGTCGAGCTCAACGAGGCGGCGCCGCACTGCGGACGGATGGGGCGGCGAGGGCGAGGTCCCCCCCGGACACCTCACCTCCCGGACACCGCCCCCTGGAAACGGGGGAGCCCCGGCCGGGTGTCCGGCCGGGGCTCCCCGGGGTGCAGGGCCCGCCCCGGGCGGGGCGGGCCGGGCGGGTCAGACGACCGCGCCGTCGCTCTGCTCCCGGGCCGCGCGCAGGTCCTTGCGCTGCTTGGCCTTCTTCTCCTTGACCACGTGCGGCGGCGGCGTCTTGTCGAACCGCTGCAGCCATTCCGCGAGCGGCGCGGCCACGAAGACGGTCGAGAACACCCCGACCACCAGGCCCACCAGCATCGCGATGGAGAAGTCCCGCAGCGTGGAACCGCCGAGCAGGGTCAGCGCCGCCAGGATGAACACACCGCCGATCGTGGTGTTCACGGTACGCGGGATGGTGTTCAGGATCGCCAGGTTGGTGATCTTGCGGAAGGGCGAAGAGGAATCCTTCGCCCACTCGTCCCTGACCCGGTCGAACACCACCACCGTGTCGTTCACCGCGAAACCGATGACGCTCAGCAGGGCGGCGAGGAACACGCCGTCGATCGGTTTGCCCAGCCACACGAACAGGCCGATGACCGAGGTGAGCGTGACCGCCAGGGACAGCATCGCGGAGACGCCGAACGACCAGCGGAACCGCCACGCCAGGTAGATCATCTGCAGCACCAGCGCGGCCACCAGCGCCAGCAGCGCCTTGTTGCGCAGCTCGTCGCCGAGGCTCGGGCCGATGTTCTCGTCGCTGATCCGCTCGGCGCCGCCGGCGGCCTCGCCCAGCGCGTCCTGCACCTTCTGCGCCTCGGCGTCGTCGATCGGGCCGGTGCGCACCGCGATGTCGCCGTCGCCGGACTCCTGGACCACCGCGCTGGGCTGGCCGCCCTCCTCGGCGACCGCCTGCCGGGCGTCGGAGACGCTGATCTGCTCCTGGGTGCTGAAGTCCATCACCCGGCCGCCGGTGAACTCCACGCCGAAGTTGGGCGGGCGCACCACGATGCCGACGATCGTGACGATGATGACCAGCGCGGCCACGGACAGGCCGATCCGGCCGAACCGCATCAGGTCCGGGTTGCGGTCCACCAGCCACTGCCGGACCTTGCTGTACCGGGAGATGCCGCTGAGGCCCGGGTGCTTGCGCACCACCGCGCGGCGCACCGCCCACTCGCACAGCACCCGCGCGATGACCAGCGCGGAGACCATCGAGGCGACGGTGCCCAGGCCCAGCGTGACGCCGAAGCCCTGCACCGTGCCCGAGGCCAGGAAGAACAGCAGCGCGGCCGCGATGAGCGTGGTGATGTTGGTGTCCAGCACCGCGCTCCACGCCTTGCGGGTACCCGACACGAAGGCCTTCTGCAGGTTGGGCGGGATCGCCCGGCGGCGGCGCCGGGACAGCACCCCGGCCTCGGCCTGCTTGGCCTCCGCCTCGGTGGCGTCGGCCATTCCGGCCGACTTGTTGGCCTCGTAGACCTTCTGCTGCTGCCGGTACTCCTCCCTGGCGCGTTCGAAGATCAGCACGTTCGCGTCGATCGCCATGCCGATGGCCAGCACGAAGCCGGCCAGGCCGGGCAAGGTGAGGGTGGCCCCCAGCGCCACCAGTGCCGCGTACGAGATCAGCGTGTAGCAGGCCAGCGCGATCGAGGCCAGGAAGCCCACCAGGCGGTAGGCCACGGTGATGTAGAGCGCGGTCAGCGCGATGCCGATGGCGCCCGCGATGAAGCTGGCCTTGATGGCGTCGGCGCCCAGGGTCGGGCCGACGGTCTGCCGCTGGATCTCGGTGACCGGCAGCGGCAGCGAGCCGCCCTCGATCAGCACCGCCAGCTCCTTGGCGCTCTCGTCGTCGAACGAGCCGGTGATGGTGGTCCGCCCGCCGGTCTGCCCGCCCGGGCAGCTGTCCGCGGACACCTCCGGGGAGGAGATGACCTGGTCGTCCAGGACGATCGCGATCCGCCGCTGCGGGGTGCCCATGCCGGCCTCGCAGGCCGCCTTGGTGACCTCGGTCCACTTCTCCCGGCCCTCGCCGCGGAACTCGACGTTGACCTGCCAGCTCTGCCGGGTCGCCTGGTCCAGCACCGCCTCGGCGCTGGAGATCTGGTCGCCCTTGATCTCGGTCGCGCCGAGCTGCAGCATCTGCCCCTGCTCGTCGGGCAGGGTCGTCTTGACCTCGCTGGGGTCCGGGGCCGAGGTGTCCGGCATCTGGGGGGCGCCGCCCTGGCCCTGCTCGCCCTCCTGCCCCTCGGCGGGCTGCTCGCCGCCCTCCTCGGCCTTCTCGCCGTCGCCGCCCTCGTCTTTGTCGTCGGAGGGGGCCCGGGCCTCGTCGGCCGGCGGGTTGGCGCTGTCGCCGCCCATGCCGCCGGGCATGCCGCCCATGCCGCCGCCCTGGGAGGCGTCGACGCCCAGCACCCGGTGCACGGTCAGCTGCGCGGTCTGGCCGATGATCTCGGCGGCCTCGGTCGGGTCCTGGACGCCCGGGAGCTCGACGATGATCCGGTCCTCACCGGACCGGGACATGGTCGCCTCGGAGACGCCGAGCGAGTCGATGCGCTGGCGGAGCACCTCGATCACCTTGTCGGTGTTCTCGGCGTTCGCCTCGACGTTGCCGTCCTCGCTGTCCTGGGTCTGCAGGACGATCTGGGTGCCGCCGCTGAGGTCGAGCCCCAGCTTCGGCGGCAGGAACCACCCGGCGGCGAACGCGCCGAGCACGATGACGAGGGAGATGATGCCGCGCAGCCAGCGCGACCCCGCTCCCTGTTGAGTGGACAATGGACTACCTCTCACGATGGCGGATCACGGAACGGCGTTCGGGCCGCCGGCGCCGTACGGTGCTCAGCCTGGCACCTGTCCGGCGGCGGGGCGGCCCTGCGGGGCGCCGGGCGGCGCGCGCCCCATCGGCAGGTGCGACGCCTCCGAGGTGCCGTGCGGGTCCAGCCGCGCCGGCGGCGCGGCGAACCACCACGATCCGCCGATGTCGGGGAGGAGCGGTCCGTCCGGCGCGTACCCGTCGGGCAGGTCGCGCGGGCCGCCCTTGGCCGCGGGCAGCGCGGCGGCGCCCTGGTCGCCCTGGACGAGCAGCCCGTGGCCGCGCGGGCCGACCAGGAAGCCGATCCAGGGGGACCACTCGTGCGCGGCCGATCCTTCGGCGGCCGCCGCGGAAGGGGCGGCGTGCGCCTCCGGGCCGGCGGGTGCGCCGGGCGGCGGCGGGGCGCCGAGGACCAGCAGGAGCGCGGCCACGGCGGCGGCCAGCACACGGGAAACCGTGGGGACCACCGCCTTCGCCTCCTGGGATCGCCATGCGCCGCGGTCCGCGGCGCGGCCCGGGACGCCCGCCTCCCGCGGCGGCGGGGCGGGGCGGCGCAGCGGGGCCGCTCGGCCCGGACCTCACCGGCCACCCTACCGAGCCCGGGACCCCGCCGACGAGGGGCGGCGGGCGGCCGCAGGGGAGGGCTCCCCGGGCGCCCGGGGGCGGGAAAACCGTGCGA from Nocardiopsis composta encodes:
- a CDS encoding sec-independent translocase, coding for MFNIGGGEFVLLGVLALLLFGPEQLPKAAQQVGRVLRQLRKMADSAKDDLREGLGPEFKDFDVQDLNPKRFVQKHFWEAEDDEEEGARRPASQLNGKRPPFDDEAT
- a CDS encoding ion transporter; translation: MPEPTMRDRARRIVESGWFQNGVIALILINAVSLGLETYEELFAAAPEVFSVTETVFVGLFAAELALKVFAYGRSFFRDPWNWFDAIVVGIALVPSSSGFSVLRLLRILRILRLVSAVPQMRQIIGALFRSVPGMSTVIGLLLITVYTAAVLAEKLFEDVSPHYFGDLHTSLYTMFMVLTTENWPDIAESVTEQRPWAAAFFVGYIVVTAFILLNLVIGVIVTALEEEVESQRWKEDQELEQVQHDLVMARLEALSEQVERLSRQVAGLGGEGAGGGDRADGGPAPGK
- a CDS encoding cold-shock protein, with the translated sequence MAQGTVKWFNSEKGFGFIAVEGGGPDVFVHYSAIAGTGFRNLEENQSVEFEITQGPKGPQASNVQAL
- a CDS encoding dolichyl-phosphate-mannose--protein mannosyltransferase, producing the protein MTSTAPPYRAEHAAPSPPAEPARPHLPPMPTPAWAGWAGAVLLAVFAGVLRFIRLGEPPSIYFDETYYAKDAYSLLEFGYEHETLENADDLLARGGRDLWTGGADFVVHPPAGKWMIALGDWLWGLTPFGTSMTPEGWRVAAALFGALSVLVLVRVAVRMTRSWLLGCAAGLLLALDGLHFTMSRIAMVDVFLTFWVLAGFACLLVDRDRMRERLLADPTAAWLGVRWWRLAAGLCFGLAVGTKWSALFFIAAFGLLTVAWDFGARRSAGQRGDGGGRWSSILTGRAPEGGAAAGRETLLAVRTAALLVLCALVGAALAVLVWAALGAGPAAVAAVLLVLSAVGLAFALRRSLLLRCWLLFDAVPAFLQTVVVAAGVYLASWAGWFATAGGYGRQYGAEHPLPALERLPDWLSGPIDAVRGLAVYHSQMMQFHSTLDAPHDYASRPWEWIVMRTPVAFFYEGDQTGCGAAKCSSAILAIGTPVLWWLSVAALVVMAGWWLVYRDWRAGAVLLAVAAGWLPWFAYPDRTMFVFYALPFLPFLVLAMVLALGLAMGDDGAGPDYLPGRRIFGGIVFGVVMLLVIIDFAYMYPVLSAELMPYEAWRERMWFETWIFGNAGGE
- the rsmI gene encoding 16S rRNA (cytidine(1402)-2'-O)-methyltransferase; the encoded protein is MTEGASEGRSGTLTLAGIPIGNGDDAQPRLLAAIEGARLIAAEDTRRLRQFAARMGIRPGGEDGARIVSYYDANEARRAAELLAELESGTDVLLVTDAGMPGVSDPGYRLVSACAEAGVRVTAIPGPSAVTTALVLSGLPTDRFCFEGFPPRKGRVRHFTELAGERRTMVFFESPHRLAGTLEAMAEAFGADRPAAVCRELTKTYEEVRRGPLGELAEWARGTVKGEISVVVGGAPAAAPARTPDDLAAAVAEREAAGVPRKQAIQEVAKEAGLPKREVYALVHAPPAEDGAD
- the secD gene encoding protein translocase subunit SecD, which encodes MSTQQGAGSRWLRGIISLVIVLGAFAAGWFLPPKLGLDLSGGTQIVLQTQDSEDGNVEANAENTDKVIEVLRQRIDSLGVSEATMSRSGEDRIIVELPGVQDPTEAAEIIGQTAQLTVHRVLGVDASQGGGMGGMPGGMGGDSANPPADEARAPSDDKDEGGDGEKAEEGGEQPAEGQEGEQGQGGAPQMPDTSAPDPSEVKTTLPDEQGQMLQLGATEIKGDQISSAEAVLDQATRQSWQVNVEFRGEGREKWTEVTKAACEAGMGTPQRRIAIVLDDQVISSPEVSADSCPGGQTGGRTTITGSFDDESAKELAVLIEGGSLPLPVTEIQRQTVGPTLGADAIKASFIAGAIGIALTALYITVAYRLVGFLASIALACYTLISYAALVALGATLTLPGLAGFVLAIGMAIDANVLIFERAREEYRQQQKVYEANKSAGMADATEAEAKQAEAGVLSRRRRRAIPPNLQKAFVSGTRKAWSAVLDTNITTLIAAALLFFLASGTVQGFGVTLGLGTVASMVSALVIARVLCEWAVRRAVVRKHPGLSGISRYSKVRQWLVDRNPDLMRFGRIGLSVAALVIIVTIVGIVVRPPNFGVEFTGGRVMDFSTQEQISVSDARQAVAEEGGQPSAVVQESGDGDIAVRTGPIDDAEAQKVQDALGEAAGGAERISDENIGPSLGDELRNKALLALVAALVLQMIYLAWRFRWSFGVSAMLSLAVTLTSVIGLFVWLGKPIDGVFLAALLSVIGFAVNDTVVVFDRVRDEWAKDSSSPFRKITNLAILNTIPRTVNTTIGGVFILAALTLLGGSTLRDFSIAMLVGLVVGVFSTVFVAAPLAEWLQRFDKTPPPHVVKEKKAKQRKDLRAAREQSDGAVV